A genomic segment from Aquila chrysaetos chrysaetos chromosome 11, bAquChr1.4, whole genome shotgun sequence encodes:
- the MCU gene encoding calcium uniporter protein, mitochondrial isoform X3 — MPSAGIGVHQRLSPWQSVRVVYCSTVVPSDEVTVVYQNGLPVISVNLPSRRERCQFTLKPISDSVGVFLQQLQAEDRGIDRVAIYSADGTRVASSTGIDLLLLDDFKLIINDVTYHVRPPKRELLSHENATTLNDVKTLVQQLYTALCIEEHQLNKEKELIGRLEELKEQLAPLEKVRMELSRKAEKRTTLVLWGGLAYMATQFGILARLTWWEYSWDIMEPVTYFITYGSAMAMYAYFVMTRQEYVYPDARDRQYLLFFHKGAKKTRFDLEKYNQLKDAIAQNWTLRGFETHCRFTCPSSKLMKRTDQQRSSEPRQKTCS, encoded by the exons ATGCCTAGTGCAGGCATTGGG GTGCATCAGAGGCTTTCTCCTTGGCAGAGTGTGAGAGTGGTCTATTGCAGTACGGTAGTGCCCTCTGATG AAGTGACAGTGGTTTACCAAAACGGGTTACCTGTGATTTCTGTGAATCTTCCATCCCGGCGTGAACGTTGCCAGTTCACGCTTAAACCTATCTCAGACTCTGTTGGTGTGTTCTTGCAACAGCTGCAAGCAGAGGACCGAGGAATTGATCGGGTTGCAATCTACTCAGCAG ATGGCACACGTGTCGCCTCCTCCACAGGCATAGATTTGCTTCTGCTGGATGACTTCAAACTGATCATTAATGATGTCACGTACCATGTTAGACCACCAAAGAGAG agctCTTAAGCCATGAAAATGCAACGACGCTGAATGATGTCAAGACATTGGTTCAGCAGTTGTATACCGCCTTGTGCATTGAGGAGCACCAGCTGAACAAAGAGAAGGAGCTGATAGGGAGACTAGAGGAATTGAAGGAGCAACTAGCACCACTAGAAAAA GTAAGGATGGAGctcagcaggaaagcagagaagaggacAACCTTGGTGTTGTGGGGAGGCCTGGCCTACATGGCCACTCAGTTTGGGATTCTGGCCCGCCTCACCTGGTGGGAGTATTCTTGGGACATTATGGAACCAGTCACCTATTTCATCACCTATGGTAGTGCCATGGCAATGTATGCTTATTTCGTAATGACTCGCCAG gaataTGTTTATCCAGATGCCAGAGACAGACAGTACTTACTATTTTTCCATAAAGGAGCCAAAAAGACACGATTTGATCTAGAGAAATACAATCAACTTAAGGATGCAATTGCTCAG AATTGGACCTTAAGAGGCTTCGAGACCCACTGCAGGTTCACCTGCCCATCCAGCAAATTGATGAAAAGGACTGATCAGCAAAGAAGCTCTGAACCCCGGCAAAAAACCTGTTCATAG